The Herminiimonas arsenitoxidans genome window below encodes:
- a CDS encoding peptidylprolyl isomerase, with the protein MTLKPAHLLAALIVSAALPAMAQNLAVVNGKPIPSSRADVMIKQMTSQGQQDSPELRAMVKDELINREILVQEADKLGLNAQADVKNQIEIARQSILIRALVTDYLKKNPVKDADIKAEYDRFKAQAGDKEYHARHILVEKEDEAKAIIAKLKAGAKFEDLAKQSSKDPGSAANGGDLDWASPASFVKPFSDAMIGLQKGQLLETPVKTQFGYHVIKLDDVRTAKVPTLEEVKPQIAESLQQKKLQAFQQQLRAKAKIQ; encoded by the coding sequence ATGACCTTAAAACCTGCTCATTTGCTGGCCGCTTTAATCGTATCAGCAGCATTGCCTGCGATGGCACAAAACCTGGCAGTCGTGAATGGCAAACCTATCCCGTCGTCCCGTGCAGATGTCATGATCAAGCAAATGACCTCACAAGGTCAGCAAGATTCGCCTGAACTGCGCGCGATGGTCAAGGATGAACTGATCAACCGTGAAATCCTGGTGCAAGAAGCCGATAAATTGGGGTTGAACGCACAAGCCGATGTCAAAAACCAGATCGAAATCGCACGTCAATCGATCCTGATCCGCGCACTGGTGACCGACTATCTGAAAAAGAATCCAGTCAAGGATGCCGACATCAAGGCTGAATATGACCGTTTCAAAGCACAAGCTGGCGACAAGGAATACCACGCTCGTCACATTTTGGTTGAAAAAGAAGATGAAGCAAAAGCGATCATCGCTAAGCTGAAAGCCGGCGCCAAATTTGAAGATCTGGCCAAGCAATCGTCAAAAGATCCTGGTTCCGCAGCAAATGGCGGCGATCTGGATTGGGCTTCCCCAGCTTCTTTCGTGAAACCGTTCTCGGACGCGATGATTGGACTGCAAAAAGGTCAATTGCTGGAAACCCCAGTTAAAACCCAATTCGGTTACCACGTCATCAAACTCGACGATGTACGCACAGCAAAAGTACCAACATTGGAAGAAGTAAAACCGCAAATCGCTGAATCGCTGCAACAGAAAAAACTGCAAGCATTCCAGCAACAATTGCGTGCTAAAGCGAAGATTCAGTAA